The following are from one region of the Nicotiana tabacum cultivar K326 chromosome 3, ASM71507v2, whole genome shotgun sequence genome:
- the LOC107776403 gene encoding G2/mitotic-specific cyclin-2-like, whose translation MDISDENQFTRKSLVGEAGMGNSKIGVETRHNRRALRVINQNLLGPNPYRCVVNKRRLSHANGIIYDKNPTRKLTAQIASSHQHYPEETKKPKLAAEDFRIWEEHVAAKDQPMSMSLEQEATFSNDKTEMEVEMEDIFEEALIDIDSDDTNNPLAVVDYVEDLYANYRKMEGYSCVSPNYMTQQFDINERMRATLVDWLIEVNHKFELREETLFLTVNSIDRFLEKQIVARKKLQLVGLVAMLLACKYEEVSVPVVDDLVIISDNAYTRKEVLEMETLMLDTLQFNMSVPTAYVFMRRFLKAAQADRKLEVLSFFLIELCLVEYEMLKFPPSFMAAAAIYTAQCTLYGVMQWSKTCEWHTSYSEDQLLKCSRSIVIYHQKAATGKLTGVHRKYSTSKFGYAAKFEPALFLVQIK comes from the exons ATGGATATATCTGATGAGAATCAGTTCACTAGGAAATCACTGG TTGGTGAGGCAGGAATGGGAAACAGCAAGATTGGAGTGGAGACAAGACACAACAGAAGAGCACTGAGAGTGATTAATCAGAATTTATTAGGACCTAATCCATATCGTTGTGTTGTTAACAAGAGAAGATTATCACA TGCAAATGGAATCATCTACGACAAGAATCCTACGAG GAAATTGACTGCACAAATTGCTAGCTCACACCAGCATTACCCCGAG GAAACCAAGAAACCAAAACTAGCAGCGGAAGATTTTAGGATTTGGGAAGAACATGTGGCAGCTAAAGACCAACCCATGTCTATGTCTTTGGAACAAGAAGCAACATTTTCAAATGACAAGACAGAAATG GAGGTTGAAATGGAGGATATATTTGAGGAGGCACTAATAGATATTGACAGTGATGACACTAACAATCCGCTTGCAGTTGTTGACTATGTGGAAGATCTATATGCCAACTACAGAAAAATGGAG GGTTATAGCTGTGTTTCACCAAACTATATGACACAACAGTTTGACATCAATGAAAGGATGAGAGCTACATTAGTAGACTGGCTCATTGAG GTAAATCACAAGTTTGAGCTCAGGGAAGAGACGTTATTCTTGACTGTTAATTCGATAGACAGATTTTTGGAGAAGCAAATAGTTGCAAGAAAGAAGTTGCAGCTTGTTGGGCTGGTTGCTATGCTATTAGCATGCAAATATGAAGAGGTCTCTGTCCCTGTGGTGGATGATTTGGTGATTATTTCGGACAACGCCTATACAAGGAAAGAGGTTCTTGAAATG GAAACATTAATGCTCGATACACTGCAGTTTAATATGTCAGTTCCAACTGCATATGTTTTTATGAGAAGATTTCTCAAGGCTGCTCAAGCTGATAGGAAG CTTGAGGTCCTGTCTTTCTTCTTAATCGAGCTTTGCCTCGTGGAATATGAAATGCTTAAGTTTCCACCATCTTTCATGGCTGCTGCTGCAATTTATACAGCTCAGTGCACGCTATATGGTGTCATGCAATGGAGTAAAACATGTGAATGGCATACAAGTTACTCAGAAGATCAACTTCT GAAATGCTCGAGATCTATCGTGATCTACCACCAAAAGGCAGCAACAGGGAAACTAACAGGAGTACATAGGAAGTATAGCACATCTAAATTTGGCTATGCAGCAAAATTTGAGCCAGCACTTTTCCTGGTGCAGATCAAATAA